Proteins from a genomic interval of uncultured Methanocorpusculum sp.:
- the pth2 gene encoding peptidyl-tRNA hydrolase Pth2, with protein sequence MKGGEEEFKYKQCLILRSDLKLSCGKMCAQAAHASIGAYEKASLADKKEWMREGQKKVALKAPSERALYELKVVAEMHGVPVSLIVDAGYTEIPPGTVTALGIGPAKAELINKITGHLPLL encoded by the coding sequence ATGAAAGGCGGAGAAGAAGAATTCAAATATAAACAGTGCCTCATCCTCCGAAGCGACCTAAAACTCAGCTGCGGAAAAATGTGTGCCCAGGCAGCTCATGCCTCCATCGGCGCCTACGAAAAAGCCTCACTTGCCGACAAAAAAGAATGGATGCGGGAAGGCCAGAAAAAAGTCGCCCTCAAAGCCCCAAGCGAACGTGCCCTCTACGAACTCAAAGTCGTCGCCGAAATGCACGGCGTCCCCGTCTCCTTAATCGTCGACGCCGGATACACCGAAATCCCCCCGGGAACGGTCACCGCCCTTGGAATCGGGCCCGCAAAAGCCGAACTCATCAATAAAATAACCGGACACCTCCCCCTCCTCTGA
- the truD gene encoding tRNA pseudouridine(13) synthase TruD, whose product MKPSTHPLEIDLGMRYYATSKPGIGGRLRTTPEDFIVEELPIPFTNTGPYTICKLTKRSWEHQYAMHEITNRLRISQKRIGWAGTKDKNAVTTQYISLYNVPAEAAANLNIKDMTIEPVATHQFSLGLGNLLGNRFKITLRDCEQENLAKNTAEIADEIKNGIPNYYGLQRFGALKPVTHKMGYHILRNEFKEAVDLYVGGCFPHESEHIQNARRAFAETGDAKTALYELPPWLSYERIMLDSLAKNPGDYGAALQAMPPKLLSMFVSAYQSWLFNIALSKRCEENAPLNEPRVGEHLEFTNERVDTVTEKNIATARQHMKRGRCFIVGWMPGKTLPVAPGPLEETMFAQMEKDNISMQSFADATEFVKTNFDGAHRRISLATEVETKVFENSVELNFVLPPGHYATTVAREFIQAEPEKMV is encoded by the coding sequence ATGAAACCATCCACCCACCCCCTCGAAATCGACCTCGGCATGCGGTACTATGCCACCAGCAAGCCTGGCATCGGCGGACGCCTGAGGACCACCCCCGAAGACTTCATCGTCGAAGAACTCCCCATCCCCTTCACCAACACCGGGCCCTACACCATCTGCAAACTCACCAAACGCTCCTGGGAACACCAGTACGCTATGCACGAAATCACCAACCGACTGCGCATCAGCCAGAAACGCATCGGATGGGCAGGCACCAAAGACAAAAACGCCGTCACCACCCAATACATCTCACTCTACAACGTCCCCGCCGAAGCCGCCGCCAACCTCAACATCAAAGACATGACAATAGAACCGGTCGCAACCCACCAGTTCTCCCTCGGTCTTGGAAACCTCCTTGGAAACAGATTCAAAATCACCCTTCGTGACTGCGAACAGGAAAACCTCGCAAAAAACACCGCTGAAATCGCAGACGAAATCAAAAACGGCATCCCCAACTACTACGGACTCCAGAGATTCGGCGCCCTCAAACCCGTCACCCACAAAATGGGATACCACATCCTTCGAAACGAATTCAAAGAAGCCGTCGACCTCTATGTCGGAGGCTGCTTCCCCCACGAATCCGAACATATCCAGAACGCCCGCAGAGCCTTCGCCGAAACCGGAGACGCAAAAACCGCCCTCTACGAACTGCCGCCCTGGCTCTCCTACGAGCGGATCATGCTCGACTCCCTCGCCAAAAACCCCGGCGACTACGGAGCGGCCCTCCAGGCAATGCCCCCAAAACTCCTCTCCATGTTCGTCTCCGCCTACCAGTCCTGGCTCTTCAACATCGCCCTTTCCAAACGGTGCGAAGAAAACGCTCCCCTCAACGAGCCGAGAGTCGGCGAACATCTCGAATTCACCAACGAACGCGTCGATACCGTCACCGAGAAAAACATCGCCACCGCCCGCCAGCACATGAAACGCGGACGGTGCTTCATCGTCGGCTGGATGCCCGGAAAGACCCTGCCCGTGGCCCCAGGTCCCCTCGAAGAAACGATGTTTGCCCAGATGGAAAAGGACAACATCTCCATGCAGAGTTTTGCCGACGCAACGGAGTTTGTAAAAACCAACTTCGACGGCGCCCACCGGAGAATCTCCCTCGCGACCGAAGTAGAGACCAAGGTGTTTGAAAACAGCGTGGAACTGAACTTCGTTCTGCCGCCCGGCCATTACGCGACCACCGTCGCACGAGAGTTCATACAGGCCGAGCCGGAAAAAATGGTCTAA
- a CDS encoding TIGR04013 family B12-binding domain/radical SAM domain-containing protein, whose product MRVTWRFITAARNSYAALYAASEKYGYILEPVDSPADGGDVICYSLNSLDYPKYVDEIKSAEQITIVGGPHPSACPEEVSLIADYVVVGEGERTLPRLLAALDAGEDVKIPGVASRDSGFVPVDHSVRLDAFPSFSRMKSYIELSRGCPFSCAYCQTPCLHGRKMRHRSREAIVSMAEKYQDARFVTPNAFAYGSVDGRVPDVEKLRQLLSSMPKNNIYFGTFPSEVRPEFVIQETAELVTEFCSNTKLHFGAQSGSDAVLRKMGRGHTAADVYSALETCKKVGLTPVVDVIFGFPFASDEDEEATLALVREVTRYGTAHVHYLTPLPGTPLEGSTPRDILPEVDKRLGQLALSGRVTGYWHDKF is encoded by the coding sequence ATGCGGGTAACCTGGCGTTTCATCACAGCGGCACGAAACTCGTATGCTGCCCTGTATGCCGCGTCCGAAAAATACGGCTACATCCTCGAACCGGTCGACTCCCCTGCCGACGGCGGGGATGTGATCTGCTATAGTCTGAATAGTCTCGACTATCCAAAATACGTTGACGAGATAAAATCTGCAGAGCAGATCACGATCGTCGGCGGGCCGCACCCCTCCGCCTGTCCAGAAGAGGTCTCTCTTATCGCGGACTATGTCGTGGTCGGCGAAGGAGAACGGACCCTCCCTCGGCTTCTCGCCGCTTTGGATGCGGGAGAGGATGTAAAAATCCCGGGCGTTGCCTCCCGGGATTCCGGTTTTGTTCCGGTCGATCATTCGGTCAGGCTTGACGCTTTTCCCTCGTTTTCCCGGATGAAAAGCTACATCGAACTTTCCCGCGGCTGCCCGTTTTCCTGTGCCTACTGCCAGACTCCCTGTCTGCACGGAAGAAAAATGCGTCACCGTTCACGGGAGGCGATTGTTTCGATGGCGGAAAAATATCAGGACGCCAGATTCGTAACCCCGAACGCGTTCGCCTATGGTTCGGTTGATGGGCGGGTTCCCGATGTGGAAAAACTCCGCCAGCTTTTGTCTTCGATGCCGAAGAACAACATCTACTTCGGGACGTTCCCGTCCGAGGTCAGACCCGAGTTCGTGATTCAGGAGACCGCCGAGCTTGTCACGGAGTTCTGTTCAAACACCAAACTCCATTTCGGGGCGCAGTCCGGCTCGGACGCCGTTCTGAGGAAAATGGGCAGGGGTCATACGGCCGCCGATGTCTATTCGGCGCTTGAGACCTGCAAAAAAGTCGGGCTGACCCCCGTGGTCGATGTGATCTTCGGCTTCCCGTTTGCCTCAGACGAGGACGAGGAGGCGACCCTAGCCCTTGTCCGCGAAGTGACCCGTTATGGCACGGCCCATGTGCATTACCTGACCCCGCTTCCGGGAACGCCGCTCGAGGGGTCTACGCCCCGGGACATCCTGCCGGAGGTAGACAAACGCCTCGGGCAGCTCGCACTGAGCGGCCGGGTCACCGGATATTGGCACGACAAATTCTAA
- a CDS encoding DUF126 domain-containing protein, with the protein MLIQGRSIAKGTGTGPLLITDTPISFLGGVDPKTGIVIDESHPLFGKSIAGKVLVFPYGKGSTVGSYVIYALVKNNVAPAAIINTECETIIAIGAIISEIPTVDRLKGDLPKDGIVTVDGSNGTVSFAQCG; encoded by the coding sequence ATGTTAATACAGGGACGAAGCATTGCAAAAGGGACTGGAACCGGCCCTCTCCTGATAACCGATACACCCATATCCTTCCTTGGAGGCGTCGATCCGAAAACCGGCATCGTCATCGACGAGTCCCACCCGCTCTTCGGCAAATCGATCGCCGGAAAAGTCCTGGTATTCCCTTACGGAAAAGGTTCGACCGTCGGCTCCTACGTCATCTATGCCCTCGTGAAAAACAACGTGGCCCCTGCCGCGATCATCAATACCGAGTGCGAAACGATCATCGCGATCGGAGCGATCATCTCCGAGATCCCGACCGTCGACCGTCTCAAGGGCGATCTTCCAAAGGACGGGATCGTCACCGTTGACGGAAGCAACGGGACGGTCTCTTTCGCACAATGCGGGTAA
- a CDS encoding GxxExxY protein: protein MLYYKDESYAIFGAIFEVYKTLGNTFIESFYQKSLEHEFKLRNIPFVPQKHIPAMYKGQEIGYYTPDFVCFDKIIVELKSRENTTEEEQKQVMNYLNLGGYDLGILVNFGTYPKVYVQRIVRKGASLPTVEEEEPPYYFE, encoded by the coding sequence ATGCTCTATTATAAAGACGAATCCTATGCAATCTTCGGTGCTATTTTTGAAGTGTACAAAACTCTTGGAAACACCTTCATCGAATCATTTTATCAGAAATCTTTGGAGCATGAATTTAAACTGAGAAACATTCCCTTTGTCCCGCAGAAACATATCCCAGCAATGTACAAAGGTCAGGAAATTGGATATTATACCCCGGATTTTGTCTGTTTTGACAAAATTATTGTTGAGCTGAAGTCGCGGGAAAACACCACGGAAGAAGAACAGAAACAGGTGATGAACTATCTCAATCTCGGTGGATACGATCTCGGGATCTTGGTGAATTTTGGCACATACCCGAAGGTGTACGTGCAAAGGATTGTCCGAAAAGGAGCATCACTTCCAACAGTCGAGGAAGAAGAACCGCCCTATTATTTTGAGTGA
- a CDS encoding formate dehydrogenase accessory sulfurtransferase FdhD: MTAFLNGLLNEQPVSLTVNGRGLATVMMLKDMTEEFAAGYLTTEGIVPYADVESVMQTETGVSVLTKNPFKVLLPKKSVVSGCGGTASYLDPEKMPVLESCIPVPKNILNHEFSSDVVKAGGFGAVAFAEGMGAACAEDIGQFTALDKVVGRLLMEGIPPESTAVLVSRKVTADLVRKCLHAKISVLASKLPPTHLAAEVAKNGKLTLVYRA, from the coding sequence ATGACAGCATTTCTGAATGGTTTACTGAATGAACAGCCGGTTTCCCTGACGGTGAACGGACGGGGGCTTGCGACCGTGATGATGCTGAAAGATATGACCGAGGAGTTCGCGGCCGGGTATCTGACGACGGAGGGGATCGTGCCGTATGCGGATGTCGAGTCGGTGATGCAGACGGAAACGGGCGTGAGTGTTCTAACGAAAAATCCGTTCAAGGTTCTGCTGCCGAAAAAAAGCGTGGTCTCGGGCTGCGGGGGGACGGCGTCCTATCTGGATCCGGAGAAGATGCCGGTGCTCGAGTCCTGCATCCCGGTCCCGAAGAATATTCTGAACCATGAATTTTCCAGCGACGTTGTCAAAGCAGGCGGGTTTGGGGCGGTGGCGTTTGCCGAGGGAATGGGAGCGGCATGTGCCGAGGATATCGGCCAGTTCACGGCTTTGGACAAAGTCGTCGGCCGGCTACTCATGGAAGGGATCCCGCCTGAAAGCACCGCTGTTCTCGTCTCGAGAAAGGTGACGGCGGACCTTGTTCGAAAATGTCTGCATGCAAAGATCTCGGTGCTGGCATCGAAATTACCGCCGACCCATCTTGCGGCCGAAGTGGCGAAGAACGGCAAACTGACGCTTGTGTATAGAGCGTAA
- a CDS encoding flavodoxin family protein, whose translation MTDVVLISGSPRAKGNTEFALNVCKDAIEKRGLSAKIISLRGNPIQGCIACGECGKNGKCCLKDGLNDIIDEVKAADGLILGAPVYFGTARGDMMNLIQRVSMVARVNGNWLSGKVGGPVVVARRGGLTSTLQEMLMSFFISDMIVCGSSYWNIAFGHAPGDVAKDAEGIATLDKFGDNVAKLIIQLRK comes from the coding sequence ATGACAGATGTCGTTTTGATCTCCGGAAGCCCGCGGGCGAAAGGAAATACCGAGTTTGCACTGAATGTCTGCAAAGACGCGATCGAGAAGAGGGGCCTCTCGGCAAAGATCATCTCTCTTCGCGGGAACCCGATCCAGGGATGCATCGCCTGTGGCGAGTGCGGCAAAAACGGAAAATGCTGCCTGAAAGACGGTCTGAACGATATCATCGATGAGGTGAAGGCGGCAGACGGTCTCATTCTTGGAGCGCCGGTCTACTTCGGGACGGCACGCGGGGATATGATGAATCTTATCCAGCGTGTTTCGATGGTTGCCCGGGTGAACGGGAACTGGCTTTCAGGAAAAGTCGGCGGCCCGGTTGTTGTGGCACGCCGCGGCGGTCTGACCTCGACCCTGCAGGAGATGCTGATGTCCTTTTTCATCTCTGATATGATCGTCTGCGGTTCTTCCTACTGGAATATCGCATTCGGCCATGCACCGGGCGATGTCGCAAAGGACGCAGAAGGTATTGCGACGCTGGATAAGTTCGGCGATAATGTTGCGAAGCTGATCATTCAGCTGAGAAAATAA
- a CDS encoding polymer-forming cytoskeletal protein: protein MKVLVKDNLHTAEAGSYFRGSVKIEGDFLVPPRTYFWRDLVVTGRLLLCPESHVAGNVTCSGAVICHDSIIEGELSSGAEQLTVCDNAKVRVIRSEGNVLLRPGVVSAEVRGVNILVMGKVQCGKLMGKNTRVVKN from the coding sequence ATGAAGGTACTAGTAAAGGATAATCTGCATACGGCAGAGGCAGGATCATATTTTCGCGGCTCGGTGAAGATCGAAGGGGACTTTCTTGTCCCGCCCCGTACCTATTTTTGGCGTGATCTTGTCGTTACCGGCAGACTTCTGTTATGCCCCGAGTCCCATGTTGCCGGAAACGTGACCTGCAGTGGTGCGGTGATCTGTCACGACTCGATCATCGAAGGGGAGCTGAGCTCGGGAGCTGAGCAGCTTACCGTGTGCGATAACGCAAAAGTCCGCGTGATCCGTTCGGAAGGAAACGTTCTGCTTCGTCCGGGCGTCGTTTCAGCCGAGGTCCGCGGCGTCAATATTCTGGTGATGGGAAAGGTCCAGTGCGGGAAGCTGATGGGCAAGAATACCCGCGTTGTTAAGAACTAA
- a CDS encoding geranylgeranylglycerol-phosphate geranylgeranyltransferase, translating to MSLAGYGKIIRPMNAGVSGVTAGIAYFIAGGTQPLFSVLLFFIVLVICGAGNVLNDYFDLEIDKVNRPDRPIPSGKVSPKVAVVWAGVLFAAGLAAACFTNVWCLGIALINVVILIVYAAKFKGIPFLGNLSVAYLSGSIFLFGGFLVGPESFLVMLPLFAITFFGTLARELLKDAEDIEGDRLGGAGTLPMQIGVRKTAGLAVIFVLCAVLSSFVPFLTWGVVYLVLIGVVDAFILLVTLRALKFDTPKELTASNCTTYLKYGMFAALFVFLLMEILAVFL from the coding sequence ATGAGTCTGGCTGGTTATGGAAAAATCATCCGTCCTATGAACGCAGGCGTTTCGGGAGTTACGGCAGGCATCGCCTACTTTATCGCCGGAGGCACGCAGCCGCTGTTTTCGGTTCTGCTGTTTTTTATTGTTCTCGTGATCTGCGGGGCAGGAAACGTGCTGAACGATTACTTCGATTTGGAGATCGACAAAGTGAACAGGCCGGACCGCCCGATCCCTTCGGGAAAAGTATCTCCGAAAGTAGCGGTCGTCTGGGCAGGAGTTTTGTTTGCCGCCGGACTTGCCGCCGCCTGTTTTACGAACGTCTGGTGCCTTGGAATCGCTCTCATCAATGTCGTCATCCTGATCGTCTATGCGGCAAAGTTCAAGGGGATCCCGTTCCTGGGTAATCTGAGCGTAGCCTATCTTTCGGGAAGCATCTTCCTTTTCGGCGGATTTCTGGTCGGGCCGGAGTCATTCCTTGTGATGCTGCCCTTGTTTGCCATCACGTTCTTTGGCACGCTCGCCCGCGAACTTCTCAAGGATGCCGAGGACATCGAAGGGGACCGGCTGGGCGGGGCAGGGACCCTTCCAATGCAGATCGGGGTCAGAAAAACCGCAGGCCTTGCTGTGATCTTTGTTTTGTGTGCCGTTCTCAGCAGCTTTGTTCCGTTCCTGACCTGGGGCGTCGTGTATCTGGTGCTGATCGGCGTTGTGGATGCGTTCATCCTTCTTGTTACGCTGAGGGCGCTGAAGTTTGACACACCTAAGGAACTGACCGCGTCGAACTGCACAACGTATCTCAAGTACGGAATGTTTGCGGCTCTCTTTGTGTTTCTGCTGATGGAAATTCTGGCGGTTTTTCTTTGA
- a CDS encoding tRNA (guanine(10)-N(2))-dimethyltransferase translates to MECREIMEGNTTFTAPVQDETTQFPPGSAPVFYNTKMEFNRDMTVLLTKVVQPEDYLDAMAATGVRGLRIANEAKIPVTINDRDEQAVKIIKYNAEKLGGDISVTCDDANRLMCTARFDSIDLDPFGTPVPFLDAASRAAKHYLFVTATDTAPLCGAHFKAGCRRYFATPRNTEYHAEVGLRMMMGTMARELVKYDRGMKPILSFAKSHYFRSHVRVLGKVTTADETLAQIGFVMQCPKCLYRAEQKGGLFPKTHICPHCGVETVPVGPLWMGPLQEKEVLAEMQTALPGLQFGTKRQMEKMLTFLLAEPETCTYYDYHIVSRNMKVSPPNMEELIESLNEAGYFTTRTHFCDTGIKTTAPLPLIEEEIRLWNAKNLQM, encoded by the coding sequence ATGGAATGCAGGGAGATTATGGAAGGGAACACTACTTTTACCGCTCCGGTCCAGGATGAAACAACACAGTTTCCCCCAGGTTCGGCGCCGGTTTTTTACAATACCAAAATGGAGTTCAACCGGGATATGACGGTGCTCTTGACAAAGGTCGTTCAGCCGGAGGATTATCTGGACGCGATGGCGGCGACGGGAGTCCGCGGCCTTCGAATCGCCAACGAGGCAAAGATTCCGGTCACGATCAACGACAGGGACGAGCAGGCGGTCAAAATCATCAAATACAATGCAGAGAAACTCGGTGGCGATATCAGTGTGACCTGCGATGATGCGAACCGGCTGATGTGCACGGCACGGTTCGATTCGATCGACCTCGATCCCTTCGGCACGCCGGTACCTTTTCTCGATGCCGCGTCACGGGCCGCAAAACATTATCTTTTTGTAACGGCGACGGATACGGCCCCCCTCTGCGGGGCTCATTTCAAGGCCGGGTGCCGCAGATATTTTGCGACGCCGAGAAACACCGAGTATCACGCAGAAGTGGGCCTTCGGATGATGATGGGGACGATGGCCCGGGAACTCGTGAAATACGACCGCGGCATGAAACCGATCCTGAGTTTTGCGAAGTCCCACTACTTCCGCTCGCATGTCAGAGTTTTAGGAAAAGTGACGACAGCTGATGAAACGCTCGCACAGATCGGTTTTGTCATGCAGTGTCCAAAATGCCTTTACCGGGCAGAACAGAAAGGCGGGCTCTTCCCGAAAACGCACATCTGTCCGCACTGCGGCGTAGAGACCGTACCTGTGGGCCCCTTGTGGATGGGCCCTTTGCAGGAAAAGGAGGTCCTTGCCGAAATGCAGACAGCGTTGCCCGGGCTGCAGTTTGGAACCAAACGGCAGATGGAAAAAATGCTGACGTTTCTGCTTGCAGAACCCGAGACCTGCACGTATTACGATTATCACATCGTCTCCCGGAACATGAAGGTCTCCCCGCCGAATATGGAGGAGCTGATCGAAAGCCTGAATGAAGCAGGATACTTCACGACCCGGACCCATTTCTGCGATACCGGAATAAAAACGACGGCCCCCCTGCCTCTCATCGAGGAAGAGATCCGTCTCTGGAATGCCAAAAACCTTCAGATGTAG
- the pyrI gene encoding aspartate carbamoyltransferase regulatory subunit has translation MVRAVSDGIVISPIKNGTVIDHITPGEGLTVLRILGIRDGTNVTVIVASNVPSSHGGRKDMVKIENRELLKDEVDKIALVAPDATISIIRNFKVSVKKPVEVPKQIIGVIKCPNPNCITNTKEPVQSKFVVHPRGFRCQYCDSLISCEMDIGDYI, from the coding sequence ATGGTCAGGGCAGTCTCCGACGGAATCGTGATTTCGCCGATCAAAAACGGTACGGTCATCGACCACATAACCCCGGGTGAGGGGCTCACCGTTCTTCGCATCCTTGGAATTCGCGACGGAACCAACGTTACGGTCATCGTCGCGTCCAATGTCCCAAGTTCCCACGGGGGCAGAAAAGACATGGTCAAGATCGAGAACCGCGAACTCTTAAAAGACGAAGTGGATAAGATTGCTTTGGTCGCTCCCGATGCGACGATCAGTATCATCAGAAACTTCAAAGTCTCGGTCAAAAAACCCGTCGAGGTCCCCAAGCAGATCATCGGCGTGATCAAATGCCCGAATCCTAACTGCATCACGAATACCAAAGAGCCGGTCCAGAGCAAATTCGTTGTGCACCCGCGGGGATTCCGCTGTCAGTACTGTGATTCACTCATCTCCTGCGAGATGGACATCGGCGACTACATCTGA
- the pyrB gene encoding aspartate carbamoyltransferase — MTHEQKNILSVRDMEREEIDKLLCSAAAFDRGNYTGRELEGKILAVLFFEPSTRTRMSFSAAMMRLGGKILNLGSVEATSITKGETLSDTIRVISGYCDAIVLRHPKEGAARLASEVASVPVINGGDGAGQHPSQTLLDLFTIRESMRIENIDVGLQGDLRYGRTVHSLAFALAKYNNVRLHTIAPDGLDFPRYIKEDLLDIGVELIAHDHIEQALPELDVLYVTRLQRERFPDPVAFANYASTYRITPELLECAKPGMIVLHPLPRVDEIDPAVDSLPCAKYFEQAHNGVPIRMAMLNEVIN; from the coding sequence ATGACACACGAACAAAAAAATATCCTCTCTGTACGGGATATGGAACGTGAAGAAATCGACAAACTTCTCTGTTCCGCTGCCGCATTTGATCGTGGAAATTATACCGGCCGCGAACTGGAAGGCAAAATCCTGGCCGTCCTCTTTTTCGAACCAAGCACCCGGACCCGCATGTCCTTCTCCGCTGCGATGATGCGTCTTGGGGGCAAGATCCTGAATCTCGGCTCGGTTGAAGCCACCTCAATCACCAAAGGAGAGACCCTTTCCGATACGATCCGCGTCATTTCCGGATACTGCGATGCGATCGTTCTGCGCCACCCAAAAGAGGGTGCCGCCCGTCTTGCAAGCGAGGTCGCTTCCGTTCCCGTCATCAACGGTGGGGACGGAGCAGGTCAGCATCCCTCCCAGACATTACTCGATCTCTTTACCATCCGCGAGTCGATGCGGATCGAAAACATCGACGTCGGCCTCCAGGGCGATCTTCGGTATGGCCGGACCGTCCACTCTCTTGCTTTCGCCCTTGCCAAATATAATAATGTGCGGCTCCATACGATCGCTCCCGACGGACTCGATTTTCCCAGATATATTAAAGAGGATCTTCTCGATATCGGCGTCGAACTTATCGCCCACGACCATATCGAACAGGCCCTTCCCGAACTCGATGTACTGTATGTAACCAGGCTTCAGCGGGAACGTTTCCCCGACCCGGTCGCTTTTGCAAACTATGCATCAACATACCGTATCACGCCCGAACTCCTGGAATGCGCCAAACCAGGTATGATCGTGCTCCATCCTCTCCCCCGGGTGGACGAGATCGATCCGGCGGTCGATTCCCTTCCGTGCGCCAAATACTTCGAACAGGCGCACAACGGAGTGCCGATTAGAATGGCAATGCTGAACGAGGTGATCAACTGA
- a CDS encoding GHMP kinase codes for MAILKIRGGDLDFVEYDFTSFRPGEHIYTDIPVVKTPIPQKGSFNVTVPSRIHLSVLDMNRFSPGMPGGGGLGFALQIYNDATVSCTPEETIIDSPRILLIEHLVAAFKAITGYTGGFSIRTRDHGKEHVGLGSTCTIASAVVAAMNEATGCPLTNDNVRRLIGYNYVEETNEPGMIAFGFETGVGAATSIYGGMNILGDQLTHVYQHPFAEDKNVFIITPIIHAEDGNAGLEEFSLLMNRARTLDYRDRELKAYMIMMDMIPAIEKGDLIKMGDIMWEIEFRGSKRAEVQHHTFIIYQHMNALRHAGLEFVAMSSVGPSICVITEKTELEMKPILDSIGLEISVSTKIDNTGIKITHN; via the coding sequence ATGGCAATCCTGAAAATAAGAGGAGGAGATCTCGATTTTGTCGAGTATGATTTCACCTCCTTTCGTCCCGGAGAACACATTTACACAGATATTCCTGTTGTAAAAACTCCAATTCCGCAAAAAGGATCATTCAATGTCACCGTACCATCGCGTATCCATCTATCTGTTCTGGATATGAACCGCTTCTCGCCGGGCATGCCGGGAGGAGGAGGACTTGGATTCGCTTTACAGATCTATAACGATGCGACCGTGTCCTGCACTCCTGAAGAAACAATCATAGACTCGCCACGTATTCTTCTGATCGAACATCTTGTTGCCGCATTCAAAGCGATTACCGGATATACCGGAGGCTTCAGCATCCGGACCCGTGATCACGGAAAAGAACACGTAGGTCTTGGTTCCACCTGTACAATTGCCTCGGCGGTCGTAGCGGCCATGAACGAAGCAACGGGATGCCCGCTCACCAACGATAACGTTCGCAGACTCATCGGTTACAACTATGTTGAAGAAACCAATGAACCGGGCATGATCGCGTTCGGGTTCGAGACGGGTGTCGGTGCGGCGACCTCAATTTACGGCGGCATGAATATTCTCGGAGATCAGCTGACCCATGTCTACCAGCACCCGTTCGCCGAAGACAAAAACGTCTTTATCATCACGCCAATAATTCATGCCGAAGACGGCAATGCCGGACTTGAAGAGTTCTCTCTTCTCATGAACCGTGCACGGACTCTTGACTACCGTGACCGGGAACTCAAAGCCTACATGATTATGATGGATATGATTCCGGCAATCGAAAAAGGTGATCTTATCAAGATGGGAGACATCATGTGGGAGATCGAGTTCAGGGGTTCGAAGCGTGCAGAGGTCCAGCATCACACATTTATTATATATCAGCACATGAATGCCCTCAGGCATGCCGGACTCGAGTTCGTCGCTATGAGTTCGGTTGGTCCGTCGATCTGTGTGATCACTGAAAAAACCGAGCTGGAGATGAAACCGATCCTCGATTCCATCGGCCTGGAGATTTCCGTCAGCACGAAAATCGACAACACCGGGATCAAGATCACACATAATTAA